The DNA sequence GCCTTCCAAGGCTTGGGGTGACAGTTTTTGCACGGGAATGTTCAGCAAGCGCCTGGCGCGGTAATTGATGCTCAGGGCGGCGATCAGGGCCAGTGGAATCCACAACAGAAACCAATGCTCCTTCGGTCTGGACAGGATGCCGCCACCTTCTGTCAGCCCTGCTCCCATGCCGTATATCAGCCACGTGGAGGCCATGACCAGGAAGGGTTGGACGCGATACCGCCAGCTGCTCAGCAACCCCCAGGCCTGGAAAAAAAGCCACGGAAGAAAGCCGATAATGCCGACGTAATACAACACGCCGAGGGCAAAGTTATGGGGCTCAGCCAACATGAAGCCTATGCCTGGATCAACAGCCAGGTCTGCGCCATAGCCGTGCCCGAGCCAGGGGTGTTGGGCAATTTCGCGCAATACGATCTGCCAGATCTCGAAACGGTATGAGTTCCCACGGGCGAGAATCATCCCGCTGAACAATACGCCTACGGCGACCCCTCCACCGATCAGAAGTCCGAACAGGGCAATCGAGCGGCGATTCCAGCAAAGGATACCGATCCAGATGGCTGCGGCGGCCAATGCGACCAGGGGCGTCCTTGAGCCGGTGGCGACGACGGCTGTGAACATGACCAAGGCTGCGGGTACCGTCAGCCAAAGGATCTGGCGATTCTTCCAGAGCATGCTCAGGCTTAACCAGTAAACGCAGAAGAACCCGTACAGGTGGGAGCTGAGCAGCGGGTTATCGAGGGCCCCCGCGCCGATCAGGCGCATTCCCGGTTGGTAAACCTGGCCAAACCTATACAGGTTATAGAGCGAGGCGAGCAGGGCGACGCTCGCCGCGCCGAACAGCAGCGGGTGAAGAAGGTCGCTGCGATAGCGCACCAGCAGATAGCAGCCGGCAAACAAGAAAGTGGTATGCAGTACGACTTTGACCTGGCGCGCGATACTTTCGGTCTCGGGTGCCCACGACACGCTGATCAGGGCCCAGCCCGCGAACAGCGCAAAGGCGATGAAAATGGGCTCGCGGATCAGCTCCTTCAGCGTGCTCGGCCTCAGGCACAGAGCTATCAGGGTGGGTATGCTGAAGAGCCCGTAGAACAATTTATGGTGCTGGCTGCGCCCGGGCAGAAAGAACAAGGCGCACAGCAGCAGTACGAAGCCAAGCGGAAGAATCCACTGGCAGATGAAGTCGAAAACTCGATTGGGCGTGGCGAGGTGCTTGGATAGCATGCTTAGGAATTCATTCCTGGAATCGGTGGACCATTCATGGTGATGGTATTTCAGGGTTTTGCAGGCGCGTAACAATAACAGTCTTATAGGTTTGCCAGAACACCGAAGAAGCTGTGTTAAAGTCAGCGTCCTTTTTATCGACATTCGCGTGATATGGCCGACTCCAGTCTTCCTGCAAGCCCTTCGAGCTTGAAAGTCTATTTCCGCCTGCTTGGCTACGTGAAGCCCTACGTTGGCTTGTTCGCGCTGAGCATTGTCGGGTTCCTGATCTTCGCTTCTACCCAGCCGATGCTTGGCTACATCCTCAAGTACTTCGTCGACGGCCTCTCCAATCCAAACGCCGTGCTGTTTCCGTCGGTGCCTTACCTGCGCGACCTGCAGTTATTACAGGCCGTGCCGTTGCTGATCATTGTCATTGCTGCCTGGCAGGGGTTGGGATCGTATCTGGGCAATTATTTCCTGGCCAAGGTTTCGTTGGGGCTGGTACATGATTTGCGGGTGCAGTTGTTCAACAACCTGCTGACCCTGCCCAACCGCTATTTCGACAAACATAACTCGGGTCATCTGATTTCCCGTATCACTTTTAACGTGACTATGGTGACCGGGGCGGCAACGGATGCGATCAAGGTCGTTATCCGTGAAGGCATGACCGTGATCTTCCTGTTCGCCTCACTGCTATTCATGAATTGGCGCCTGACCCTGGTGATGGTGGCGATCCTGCCGCTGATCGCGCTCATGGTCCGCACCGCGAGCAAGAAATTTCGCAAGCAGAGCAAAAAAATCCAGGCTGCGATGGGGGATGTGACCCATGTTGCCTCCGAGACCATCCAGAGTTATCGCGTTGTGCGCAGTTTCGGCGGCGAGGTCTATGAGCAGAAGCGCTTTCTCGAGGCCAGCCAGGGGAATACCGACAAGCAGTTGCGCATGACACGCACCGGAGCGATCTACACGCCAGTGCTGCAACTGGTGATTTACAGCGCCATGGCCGTGCTGATGTTTCTTGTCCTGTTTCTGCGTGGCGATGCCTCGGCGGGCGACATGGTGGCCTACATTACCTTGGCCGGTTTGCTGCCCAAGCCGATCCGCCAGCTATCGGAAGTCAGTTCCACCATCCAGAAAGGCGTGGCGGGGGCGGAGAGTATCTTCGAGCAACTGGATGTCAAGCCGGAAACCGACAGCGGTACCGTCGAGCGTGATGCTGTCAGTGGGCGGCTGGACGTGCGCCATCTGAGCTTCACCTACCCGGACACGGAGCGGCAGGTGTTGAACGACATCAGTTTTTCGGTCGAGCCTGGGCAAATGGTTGCACTAGTGGGGCGTTCGGGTAGCGGCAAATCCACCCTGGCTAACCTGATACCGCGTTTCTATCACCACGACGATGGCGAGATTCTGCTCGATGGCGTTGAAATCGAACAGTACAAGCTATTGAACCTGCGCCGGCACATTGCCCAGGTGACTCAGCATGTAACGCTGTTCAGTGACACGGTTGCCAACAACATCGCTTACGGCGACCTGGCCGGTGCGCCGCGAGTCGATATCGAGAAGGCCGCTCAAGACGCCTATGCCATGGACTTCATCAGGCAGTTGCCTCAAGGCCTGGACACCCAGGTCGGTGAAAACGGCGTGCTGCTGTCCGGCGGCCAGCGCCAGCGTCTGGCCATTGCCAGGGCCCTGTTGAAAAACGCCCCGCTGTTGATTCTCGACGAGGCCACCTCGGCGCTGGACACCGAGTCGGAACGGCATATCCAGGCCGCGTTGGACCAGGTGATGAAAGGTCGTACGACTCTGGTTATCGCCCACCGTCTGTCGACGATCGAGAAAGCCGACCTGATTCTGGTCATGGACCAGGGGCGCATCGTCGAGCGCGGGACCCATGGCGAACTCCTGGCGCAGAACGGTTACTACGCGCGCCTGAATGCCATGGGCCTGGACGCTCCGGCCCAGGACATTGCCTGAATAGATGAAACCGGTGGCGCTGGGCACACTTGGCTTCCACCGGAATCTGTATCGAAACTGATACGTCTACTGACCAACCCACAATAAATCTGCGACCCACGCTTGGTAAGGTTCTGGCCACAGGACTTTCCTGAACGAACTTTAATGATCGAGGGGGCCATCCCCTTCGCGTGGGTACTGCAATGCTGCAACGTTATCTCTGGAAGCTGTTGCCCAAGTCGCAACGCGCTTTCCTGTTGGGACGCCTGTCGGTTGTCGATCGACAGGTCGTCAACAAATCGATGTCGGCCAACCGCCATTTCCCCGAAGCGTTCTCTCAGCTCGCCTGCCTGTTCATCCATGTGCCCAAATGCGCCGGTAGCAGCGTTTGCGTAGGCATGTTTGAAGGCTACAGCCCGGGGCATCTGCCGCTGTACTGGTACGAAGAGCAGTTTCCAGAGCAGTACGCCGCCAGTTTCAAATTTGCTTTTGTCCGCGACCCACTGGAACGTGCGTATTCGGCCTATGCTTTTCTGCGGGGCAACCAATTGGGGGCGCGCGACCAAGCGGCGCAGAAACTGGTGAGCTGTTACCGCGACTTCGATGATTTCATCCTCCGCTGGCTGCACCCTGAGAACATTACGCGGCAGATGCATTTTGCCGCCCAGACGGACTTCCTCACCGACTCCCTCGGCCACCTGGCGATGGACTTCATCGGTTACCAGGAGCATTTGGAGCGTGACTATCAGCGGATATGCCAACATCTGGGCCTGAGTGCGACGTTGCCCCATGTGAATTTATCCCAGCAACGCGCTTCGGCGCCTGTGCGGGAAATCTGCTCCGTGCGAACCCGTCGATTGGTGCGGCGGGTGTATCAACGTGACTACGAGATGCTCGGTTATGAATGAGACGTCAAAAATATCGATGCAGCAGGTACAAATTCGCCCTTGCGCGCCGGCTCTTACGCCCCAGGATCGGGCCGCCATCAAGGCCCAGCGACCGCGCTGTATCTGGTTGACCGGGTTGTCGGGAGCGGGCAAGTCGACGCTGGCCAATGCCTTGGAAGTGCAGCTCAACCAGCGAGGCTTGCATACGGCCCTGCTCGACGGTGACAACCTGCGCCAGGGGCTGTGCCGAGGCCTGGGAATGGATGCCGAAGCCCGTAAGGAAAATATCCGGCGCATTGCCGAGGTGGCGCGCTTGATGGTCGATGCCGGCCTGATCGTCATCGTTGCGGCCATCTCACCGTTTCGTGCCGACCGGGAAGCCGCCCGACAGTTATTTTCCCAGGGTACCTTCATCGAGGTTTATGTGAGCACGCCTTTCGACGTTTGCGCCCAGCGCGACCCCAAGGGCTTGTACCGCGAAGCCCGCGCCGGGCGGATCAAGCATTTCACCGGGCTCGACAGCCCCTACGAAGCGCCCCTGGCTCCGGACTGTGAGATCAATACCTGCGAAGTGGAGCTGGACCAGGCTTGTGAGCGACTATCCGCATTGCTGCAAAACTAATCGAGAACGCCCTCTAGCATCCCGTTACAGCCATGGACTAGCCTTCGCCAACCCTGTGCTAATATCCCCGCCCTGTTCATTTTGTATGTGGGATGCTCCATGAAGTTGTCCATGCCGCGATTCGATCAAGCCCCTGTATTGGTGGTCGGCGATGTCATGCTCGACCGCTATTGGCATGGCGGTACCTCACGGATTTCCCCTGAGGCGCCGGTTCCGGTGGTCAAGGTCGAGCACATCGAGGACCGCCCCGGTGGCGCCGCCAACGTTGCCCTGAACATCGCTGCCCTCGGCGCGCCGGCCTCTCTGGTGGGCGTGACCGGTGACGATGAAGCCGCCGACAGCCTGACCAACAGCCTCAAGGGCGCGGGCGTGCGAGCGATATTCCAGCGTATCGCGCACCAGCCGACCATCGTCAAGCTGCGGGTCATGAGTCGTCACCAGCAACTGCTGCGGATCGACTTCGAAGAACCTTTCGCCACCGATCCCCTGGCCCTCGGTGCCGAGGTTGATCGCCTGCTCGAAGGCATCAAGGTGTTGGTGTTGTCGGACTATGGCAAAGGTGCGTTGAAAAACCATCAAGAGCTGATCCAGGCCGCCCGCGCCCGTGGCATTCCGGTAGTGGCCGATCCCAAGGGCAAGGATTTTTCCATCTATCGTGGGGCGAGCCTGATCACGCCGAACCTCAGCGAGTTCGAAACCATCGTTGGTGGTTGTGTCGATGAGCACGACCTGGTGAGCAAAGGCGCGCAGTTGATGCATGACCTGGAGCTCGGTGCCTTGCTGGTGACGCGTGGCGAGCACGGCATGACCCTGTTGCGTCCCGATCACCCCGCGTTGCACCTGCCGGCGCGTGCCCGTGAAGTGTTCGACGTGACGGGTGCCGGCGACACGGTGATTTCCACCCTGGCCGCAGCGATTGCCGCGGGCGAGGAATTGCCCCATGCGGTGGCCCTGGCGAACCTTGCGGCGGGCATTGTCGTCGGCAAGCTCGGTACGGCGGCCATCAGCGCCCCGGAACTGCGGCGTGCCATCCAGCGCGAAGAAGGTTCCGAACGAGGCGTCCTGGGCCTGGAGCAATTGCTGCTGGCCGTTGACGATGCCCGTGCCCACAACGAGAGCATCGTCTTTACCAACGGTTGCTTCGACATTCTGCATGCTGGCCATGTGACCTACCTCGAGCAGGCCAGGGCCCAGGGCGATCGCCTGATCGTCGCGGTCAATGACGACGCCTCCGTGAGTCGTCTTAAAGGGCCGGGCCGCCCGATCAACAGCGTCGACCGGCGCATGGCGGTCCTGGCCGGCCTTGGCGCGGTGGACTGGGTGATCAGCTTCAGTGAAGGCACGCCGGAGAACCTGCTGCGCCAGGTCAAGCCGGATGTGCTGGTCAAGGGCGGCGACTACGGGATCGACCAGGTCGTGGGGGCGGACATCGTCGCGGCCTACGGCGGCACCGTGAAAGTATTGGGGTTAGTAGAGAACAGTTCTACGACAGCCATTGTCGAAAAGATCCGCAGCCGTTGATGGGCTCACTCCATATCCTGGGGAAGGTTTGCACCGCTAGCGTCTACCTTTTCCGGGCCGAACCCGTTCCTTGGCCCCGCTTTCTTTCGTTTCGTGGTTAATTAATTTATGAAAGTCATGCTCCTGGTGATGGATGAACAGCGTGTGATCCTTGATCGACTGTATGCAGTCGTGCAGGAGAACTGTGACGACTGCGCGATCTATCGCCTGAGCAAGCAGCAGCAGAAGAACCTCGGCCGGTTCCTGTCGTCGGTCAATTACGAAGATTTCGACCGGGTGGTGATTTTTACTCGGGTCAAGCGCCTGGTCCCGCAATTAAGCGTGTTGAAGTGCATTCCGGGGTTGGTCTTCCTTGAACACGACGCTTATCAGAACTACATGCGCGAAAGTAAGTACAAAGGTGTCTACTCGCGTTTATACCGCCGTCTTCCCAGTTGCCGCGCTTTGGTGTCGGGGGCCGTTGTGGCCCGTCGGATGCAAGCCGAGAACATCGATGCTGTGTTCGTTTCCAAGGGGTATGACGAACAGATGCTGCGCAACACCGACAGTGCCCGTGATATTCCCGTGGGTTTTCTCGGTAGCCTCAAGAGCACCGAATACGCTCAGCGCAAAGCGTTGCTTGAAGCCCTGGTTCGACGCACCGGCATGCTTGTGACGCGGACCCAATCGGGTAGCGAATACCTGGAAACACTTAATCGCATCAAAATCTTCGTCAGCGCCGACCTGGGCATGGGGGAGTTCATGATCAAGAACTTCGAGGCCATGGCCTGCGGATGCGTGCTGTTGGCCTGGAGTCAGGGCGAGGAAGATCAATTGCTGGGCTTTGCGGACATGGAAAACACCGTGTTCTATCGCTCTGAGGATGAGGCGGTGCAGAAGCTTGAGCTGCTGCAGCGTGACCCGGAGCTGGCCGCGCGGATCGCCCGTAACGGCCAGGCCTTCGCCGAGAGCCGGTATTCCTTTGCGCGTGTCGGACAGACCCTGGCCGAGGAAATCCAGCGGGAGATGCGGCCCTGGCAAGCACCTTCGGCGTTCACTCGTTGGTGGGTCAAGCTGCGCTACGGCATGAACGTGCCGGAATAGACGACATGAATGATCGCGTGCCTCAAGTCGGTGACGAAATGGCGCTGGATGAACTGCCTGGCGGTCATCAATCGCTATTCGGTGCGTTGCCCCAAGCCTTGAAGGACTGCTTGGAAAGGGCGTCGCGGGTGGT is a window from the Pseudomonas brassicacearum genome containing:
- the hldE gene encoding bifunctional D-glycero-beta-D-manno-heptose-7-phosphate kinase/D-glycero-beta-D-manno-heptose 1-phosphate adenylyltransferase HldE, translated to MKLSMPRFDQAPVLVVGDVMLDRYWHGGTSRISPEAPVPVVKVEHIEDRPGGAANVALNIAALGAPASLVGVTGDDEAADSLTNSLKGAGVRAIFQRIAHQPTIVKLRVMSRHQQLLRIDFEEPFATDPLALGAEVDRLLEGIKVLVLSDYGKGALKNHQELIQAARARGIPVVADPKGKDFSIYRGASLITPNLSEFETIVGGCVDEHDLVSKGAQLMHDLELGALLVTRGEHGMTLLRPDHPALHLPARAREVFDVTGAGDTVISTLAAAIAAGEELPHAVALANLAAGIVVGKLGTAAISAPELRRAIQREEGSERGVLGLEQLLLAVDDARAHNESIVFTNGCFDILHAGHVTYLEQARAQGDRLIVAVNDDASVSRLKGPGRPINSVDRRMAVLAGLGAVDWVISFSEGTPENLLRQVKPDVLVKGGDYGIDQVVGADIVAAYGGTVKVLGLVENSSTTAIVEKIRSR
- the msbA gene encoding lipid A export permease/ATP-binding protein MsbA, which codes for MADSSLPASPSSLKVYFRLLGYVKPYVGLFALSIVGFLIFASTQPMLGYILKYFVDGLSNPNAVLFPSVPYLRDLQLLQAVPLLIIVIAAWQGLGSYLGNYFLAKVSLGLVHDLRVQLFNNLLTLPNRYFDKHNSGHLISRITFNVTMVTGAATDAIKVVIREGMTVIFLFASLLFMNWRLTLVMVAILPLIALMVRTASKKFRKQSKKIQAAMGDVTHVASETIQSYRVVRSFGGEVYEQKRFLEASQGNTDKQLRMTRTGAIYTPVLQLVIYSAMAVLMFLVLFLRGDASAGDMVAYITLAGLLPKPIRQLSEVSSTIQKGVAGAESIFEQLDVKPETDSGTVERDAVSGRLDVRHLSFTYPDTERQVLNDISFSVEPGQMVALVGRSGSGKSTLANLIPRFYHHDDGEILLDGVEIEQYKLLNLRRHIAQVTQHVTLFSDTVANNIAYGDLAGAPRVDIEKAAQDAYAMDFIRQLPQGLDTQVGENGVLLSGGQRQRLAIARALLKNAPLLILDEATSALDTESERHIQAALDQVMKGRTTLVIAHRLSTIEKADLILVMDQGRIVERGTHGELLAQNGYYARLNAMGLDAPAQDIA
- the cysC gene encoding adenylyl-sulfate kinase codes for the protein MQQVQIRPCAPALTPQDRAAIKAQRPRCIWLTGLSGAGKSTLANALEVQLNQRGLHTALLDGDNLRQGLCRGLGMDAEARKENIRRIAEVARLMVDAGLIVIVAAISPFRADREAARQLFSQGTFIEVYVSTPFDVCAQRDPKGLYREARAGRIKHFTGLDSPYEAPLAPDCEINTCEVELDQACERLSALLQN
- a CDS encoding sulfotransferase family 2 domain-containing protein, whose translation is MLQRYLWKLLPKSQRAFLLGRLSVVDRQVVNKSMSANRHFPEAFSQLACLFIHVPKCAGSSVCVGMFEGYSPGHLPLYWYEEQFPEQYAASFKFAFVRDPLERAYSAYAFLRGNQLGARDQAAQKLVSCYRDFDDFILRWLHPENITRQMHFAAQTDFLTDSLGHLAMDFIGYQEHLERDYQRICQHLGLSATLPHVNLSQQRASAPVREICSVRTRRLVRRVYQRDYEMLGYE
- a CDS encoding glycosyltransferase: MKVMLLVMDEQRVILDRLYAVVQENCDDCAIYRLSKQQQKNLGRFLSSVNYEDFDRVVIFTRVKRLVPQLSVLKCIPGLVFLEHDAYQNYMRESKYKGVYSRLYRRLPSCRALVSGAVVARRMQAENIDAVFVSKGYDEQMLRNTDSARDIPVGFLGSLKSTEYAQRKALLEALVRRTGMLVTRTQSGSEYLETLNRIKIFVSADLGMGEFMIKNFEAMACGCVLLAWSQGEEDQLLGFADMENTVFYRSEDEAVQKLELLQRDPELAARIARNGQAFAESRYSFARVGQTLAEEIQREMRPWQAPSAFTRWWVKLRYGMNVPE
- a CDS encoding bifunctional O-antigen ligase/aminoglycoside phosphotransferase family protein, producing MLSKHLATPNRVFDFICQWILPLGFVLLLCALFFLPGRSQHHKLFYGLFSIPTLIALCLRPSTLKELIREPIFIAFALFAGWALISVSWAPETESIARQVKVVLHTTFLFAGCYLLVRYRSDLLHPLLFGAASVALLASLYNLYRFGQVYQPGMRLIGAGALDNPLLSSHLYGFFCVYWLSLSMLWKNRQILWLTVPAALVMFTAVVATGSRTPLVALAAAAIWIGILCWNRRSIALFGLLIGGGVAVGVLFSGMILARGNSYRFEIWQIVLREIAQHPWLGHGYGADLAVDPGIGFMLAEPHNFALGVLYYVGIIGFLPWLFFQAWGLLSSWRYRVQPFLVMASTWLIYGMGAGLTEGGGILSRPKEHWFLLWIPLALIAALSINYRARRLLNIPVQKLSPQALEGLTCDAQVIESDGLGPKVLRLAGGDFLKLFRARRWYTSGGFNPYSERFAVNSQQLRNLGIPSPTILNLYYLNDGSSAVHYVPLPGMTLRQALQSTSTPAQRHALVEGFGKFMAQLHERGVYFRSLHLGNVLVLDNGEFGLIDIADLYLYPSALRLALRQRNLRHLQRYPEDQGWLFEQHLDALLNGYAMVASKPAVDNLHKRILSGSNPAQA